In the Staphylococcus sp. IVB6240 genome, one interval contains:
- a CDS encoding aminotransferase class V-fold PLP-dependent enzyme: MKRALWHQMNEWAEKEPISMHVPGHKNGMIGNMSFLQAKYDVTEITGFDDLHQPEGVLKESMTCVTRHPDYDAFYLVNGTTSGILSVIHAFQLLEGDVVLARNVHKSVFNALDLGGQQATILPTIVDEQSSQYIQPDMTHGQQSSGKLGVVTYPNYYGQTFDIKETIQHFHENHCPVLVDEAHGAHFDLEGFPVSSLNFGADFVVQSFHKTLPSLTMSSVLFIHKDAPQRDEVIRLLQTFQSSSPSYLLMASLETANDFYEGYESQLFFERRQQLLDALSKCGLSFKEMNDPLKLLIYRPGMSGDTLQQVMESVGIYVELSDSHHVLWVLPLWHKGDAYPFEDLITRIHHMTFTESMTDTQSMQQALYTGSGRYEPQHITHSYWLPFEKAEGKVLAQHLVLYPPGIPSMLKGEKITKSMIKLIAKWYQSQLRVEGLQDGKIKVKDD, from the coding sequence ATGAAGCGTGCATTATGGCATCAAATGAATGAATGGGCTGAAAAAGAACCGATATCGATGCATGTGCCAGGGCATAAAAATGGCATGATTGGTAATATGTCTTTTTTACAGGCGAAGTATGATGTTACAGAAATTACAGGTTTTGATGATTTGCATCAACCTGAAGGCGTACTGAAAGAAAGTATGACATGTGTGACACGTCATCCAGATTATGATGCCTTTTACCTTGTGAATGGAACGACAAGTGGTATTCTGTCAGTTATTCATGCGTTTCAACTATTAGAGGGTGATGTTGTTTTAGCACGCAATGTGCATAAATCGGTTTTTAATGCACTGGATCTAGGGGGACAACAAGCTACTATATTGCCAACCATAGTAGATGAACAGTCATCTCAATATATACAGCCTGATATGACCCATGGACAACAATCATCTGGTAAGTTAGGTGTGGTAACGTATCCCAATTATTATGGGCAAACTTTTGATATTAAAGAGACGATTCAACATTTTCACGAAAACCATTGTCCTGTTTTAGTAGATGAAGCACATGGTGCACATTTTGATTTGGAAGGATTTCCGGTATCATCACTGAATTTTGGGGCTGATTTTGTTGTGCAGTCATTTCACAAGACATTGCCAAGCTTAACGATGAGTTCTGTTTTATTTATACATAAAGACGCACCACAACGTGATGAGGTGATTCGTTTACTACAAACATTCCAATCATCAAGTCCGTCTTATTTATTAATGGCAAGTTTAGAGACTGCAAATGATTTTTATGAAGGATATGAGAGTCAGTTGTTTTTTGAACGTCGTCAGCAGTTATTAGATGCTTTAAGTAAATGTGGGTTATCTTTTAAAGAAATGAATGATCCGTTGAAATTATTGATTTATCGTCCGGGTATGTCAGGAGATACCTTGCAGCAAGTGATGGAGTCTGTTGGTATTTATGTAGAATTGTCGGATTCACATCACGTTTTATGGGTGTTACCGTTATGGCATAAGGGAGATGCTTATCCGTTTGAGGATTTGATTACACGTATTCATCATATGACATTTACAGAAAGTATGACGGATACGCAGTCAATGCAACAAGCACTCTATACAGGTTCTGGGCGCTATGAACCACAGCATATAACGCATAGCTATTGGCTTCCTTTTGAAAAGGCTGAAGGCAAAGTATTAGCACAACATTTGGTGTTGTATCCACCGGGTATTCCGAGCATGCTCAAAGGCGAAAAGATAACGAAATCTATGATAAAATTAATAGCAAAATGGTATCAATCCCAACTAAGAGTTGAAGGATTACAAGATGGCAAAATAAAAGTGAAGGATGACTGA
- the tmk gene encoding dTMP kinase: MGLFITFEGPEGSGKTTVLSAVAKELEKAHDVVTTREPGGVETAEAIRNILLDGEGMDGRTEALLFAAARREHLVQKVLPALEANRIVLCDRFVDSSLAYQGYARQIGVEGVQRINDFAIEGHDPDITIYLDIPAELGRQRIADNQREQNRLDKEDVAFHEAVIGGYKQLIAQNPERFAVIDASKSVDEVVADVVAVIQKEIERKS, encoded by the coding sequence ATGGGATTATTTATTACGTTTGAAGGGCCAGAAGGATCAGGGAAGACAACGGTGTTAAGTGCGGTTGCGAAAGAGCTTGAAAAGGCACATGATGTGGTGACAACGCGCGAACCAGGTGGTGTTGAGACGGCTGAAGCCATTCGCAATATTTTATTGGATGGAGAAGGAATGGATGGGCGTACAGAAGCACTATTGTTTGCGGCGGCAAGACGCGAACATCTTGTTCAGAAGGTACTTCCTGCACTCGAAGCGAACCGTATTGTGTTATGTGATCGTTTTGTTGATAGTTCGTTGGCGTATCAAGGGTATGCGCGTCAAATTGGTGTGGAAGGTGTACAGCGTATTAATGACTTTGCGATAGAAGGTCATGATCCAGACATCACGATTTATTTAGATATTCCAGCAGAGTTAGGACGTCAACGTATTGCCGATAATCAACGCGAACAAAATCGATTGGACAAGGAAGATGTTGCATTTCATGAGGCGGTTATTGGTGGTTATAAACAGTTGATTGCGCAAAATCCGGAGCGTTTTGCGGTGATAGATGCGAGTAAATCTGTGGATGAAGTAGTCGCAGATGTTGTGGCTGTGATTCAAAAAGAAATTGAAAGAAAATCATAA
- a CDS encoding cyclic-di-AMP receptor gives MKMIIAIVQDQDSQELSDQLVKHNFRATKLATTGGFLRAGNTTFLCGVDDARVDEILDLIDTTCGNREQLVSPITPMGGSADSYIPYPVEVEVGGATVFVMPVDAFHQF, from the coding sequence ATGAAAATGATTATAGCGATTGTTCAAGACCAAGATAGCCAAGAACTTTCGGATCAACTAGTTAAACATAACTTTCGTGCAACAAAATTAGCAACAACAGGTGGCTTTTTGCGTGCAGGAAATACAACGTTTTTGTGTGGTGTGGACGATGCGCGTGTAGATGAGATATTAGATCTGATCGATACGACTTGTGGAAACAGAGAACAACTTGTTTCTCCAATTACACCGATGGGCGGAAGTGCAGATTCCTATATTCCATATCCTGTTGAAGTGGAAGTGGGCGGCGCCACAGTATTCGTGATGCCGGTAGATGCCTTTCATCAATTCTAA
- a CDS encoding DNA polymerase III subunit delta' C-terminal domain-containing protein, with amino-acid sequence MTEIERLTAAHRNDKLSHAYLFEGNDAEAMSSTALSFAQLILCQDDEVCRTKVQMHNHPDFHYVQTDEANIKKDQIEALVHHMNRLPIESNYKVYVIQDFEKLTVQGENSILKFLEEPPTNTVAILLSTKPEQILDTIHSRCQHVYFKPMARTDFVTYLVEQAEFSRPIAALLSTYTTQVEVAKQLVETYELAPLRQVTMQWCEKLVKQQDMALIGVIELLKHAKNRQLQQLVLAAVNAYFQDILYTKVGMSEKIIFTELAGSYQEMVHQLSYAQLTHIVEVITEAHKKLTQNVNPTLVFEQIVIKMKG; translated from the coding sequence ATGACAGAGATTGAACGTTTAACAGCGGCACATCGCAATGACAAGTTATCACATGCCTATTTATTTGAAGGCAATGATGCGGAAGCGATGTCTTCTACGGCCTTATCATTTGCGCAATTAATATTGTGCCAAGATGATGAAGTATGTCGTACTAAAGTGCAGATGCATAATCATCCAGATTTTCATTATGTGCAAACGGATGAAGCAAATATAAAAAAAGACCAGATTGAAGCATTGGTCCATCATATGAACCGATTGCCGATTGAAAGTAATTATAAAGTATATGTGATTCAAGACTTTGAAAAGTTAACGGTGCAAGGGGAGAACAGTATTCTAAAGTTTTTAGAAGAGCCACCTACAAATACAGTGGCTATTTTGTTATCTACTAAGCCTGAACAAATTTTAGATACGATTCATTCACGCTGTCAGCACGTGTATTTTAAACCAATGGCACGTACTGATTTTGTCACATATTTGGTGGAACAAGCAGAATTTTCAAGACCGATTGCGGCATTACTAAGCACTTATACCACACAAGTGGAAGTAGCAAAACAATTGGTTGAGACTTATGAACTCGCCCCATTGAGACAAGTAACAATGCAATGGTGTGAAAAGCTTGTGAAACAACAGGATATGGCATTAATTGGTGTGATAGAGTTATTGAAACATGCTAAAAATAGACAGTTACAGCAACTCGTATTGGCAGCAGTCAATGCGTATTTTCAAGATATTCTTTATACCAAAGTAGGTATGAGCGAAAAAATAATATTTACAGAATTAGCAGGAAGTTATCAAGAGATGGTGCATCAGTTAAGTTATGCGCAACTGACACATATTGTTGAAGTGATAACTGAAGCACATAAAAAATTGACGCAAAATGTCAATCCAACGTTAGTTTTTGAGCAGATTGTGATTAAGATGAAAGGGTGA
- a CDS encoding stage 0 sporulation family protein produces the protein MPVHLVVGIYFEKTNTLEYYAPSDETLIEGTHVIVESHRGIEMGVVKYAPKMVDEADVVLPLKPILRVATEADIEAYHNNEERAAEAFELCKEYVQTLALDMRLVNCEYTLDRAKVIFNFTADERIDFRKLVRMLAQKLKTRIELRQIGVRDEAKLLGGIGPCGRSLCCATFLGDFEPVSIKMAKDQNLSLNPTKISGACGRLMCCLKYENDFYESARASLPDIGASVETPEGTGEVVSLNIIDVTMQVRLECDNQLMEYHIEELELLK, from the coding sequence ATGCCTGTGCATCTCGTTGTTGGAATATATTTTGAAAAGACAAACACACTGGAATACTATGCACCATCGGATGAGACACTAATAGAGGGAACGCACGTTATTGTTGAATCTCATCGTGGTATTGAAATGGGCGTTGTAAAATATGCACCCAAAATGGTGGATGAGGCGGATGTTGTCTTACCATTGAAACCAATTCTTCGTGTGGCAACGGAAGCGGATATTGAAGCATATCATAACAATGAAGAAAGAGCGGCAGAGGCTTTTGAATTGTGCAAGGAATATGTCCAGACACTAGCCTTGGATATGCGACTTGTGAATTGTGAATACACGCTAGATCGTGCGAAGGTGATTTTTAACTTTACAGCTGATGAACGTATTGATTTCCGTAAGTTAGTACGTATGTTGGCTCAAAAACTGAAAACACGTATTGAATTACGCCAAATTGGTGTGCGTGATGAAGCGAAACTTCTAGGCGGTATTGGTCCTTGTGGTCGCTCACTTTGTTGTGCGACTTTTCTAGGTGATTTTGAGCCAGTTTCTATTAAAATGGCGAAAGATCAAAATTTATCACTGAATCCTACAAAAATCTCTGGCGCATGTGGTCGTCTGATGTGTTGTTTGAAGTATGAAAATGATTTTTATGAATCAGCACGTGCAAGTTTACCAGATATCGGTGCGTCAGTTGAAACACCAGAAGGCACGGGAGAAGTTGTATCGCTTAATATTATAGATGTCACAATGCAGGTTCGTTTGGAATGTGATAATCAATTGATGGAATACCATATTGAAGAGTTAGAGTTATTAAAATAG
- the yabA gene encoding DNA replication initiation control protein YabA yields MDRNELFNHLVKLENNVNRIQEDMQALKSLTVELVEENVALQIENDNLKTLMNQEPEATPVERVSNTSEEKTPQKKQLQSREYFATLYHEGFHICHDVFGKHRNGQDCIFCMDILNDKL; encoded by the coding sequence TTGGATCGAAATGAACTGTTCAATCATTTAGTAAAGCTAGAAAATAATGTAAATCGTATCCAAGAAGATATGCAAGCACTGAAGTCTTTGACTGTTGAGCTCGTTGAGGAGAATGTCGCGTTACAAATTGAGAATGATAACTTGAAGACATTGATGAATCAAGAGCCTGAAGCAACGCCTGTTGAACGTGTTTCGAATACATCAGAGGAGAAGACGCCTCAAAAGAAACAACTACAAAGTCGAGAGTATTTTGCGACGTTATATCATGAAGGTTTCCATATTTGTCATGATGTTTTTGGTAAGCACCGTAATGGACAAGATTGTATTTTCTGTATGGATATTCTGAATGATAAGTTGTGA
- a CDS encoding tRNA1(Val) (adenine(37)-N6)-methyltransferase: protein MLEADERFYHLLKEDLRIIQNDAVFSFSTDALLLGHFTNVRKRDRILDMCTGNGVIPLLLSDKGHNEITGIEIQPKLVSMAQRSVAENELSHRITIQEMDINEIPKHFKPAQFDLVTCNPPYFKANQVHQHQLEAHKIARHEIYCTLDDCLRVANHALKQGGRIVMVHRAERLLDLVTSMRRYQLEPKQLHMIYSKAGKEAQTIVVEARKGGNQGLHIASPFYIYDDNNEYTPEMRRVYYG, encoded by the coding sequence ATGTTAGAGGCTGATGAAAGATTTTATCATCTGTTGAAAGAAGACTTGCGCATTATTCAAAATGATGCGGTCTTTTCTTTTTCAACGGATGCGTTGTTATTAGGACATTTTACTAATGTTCGTAAACGAGATCGTATCCTGGATATGTGTACGGGTAATGGTGTCATTCCGTTACTTCTGTCGGATAAAGGGCATAATGAGATCACTGGTATTGAAATTCAACCCAAACTTGTGAGTATGGCCCAGCGAAGTGTTGCAGAAAATGAATTATCGCATCGTATTACGATTCAAGAAATGGATATTAATGAAATTCCGAAACATTTTAAACCTGCACAATTTGACTTGGTCACATGTAACCCGCCTTATTTCAAGGCGAATCAAGTGCACCAACATCAATTAGAAGCACATAAAATTGCGCGTCATGAAATCTATTGTACGCTGGATGACTGTTTACGTGTAGCAAATCATGCTTTGAAGCAAGGTGGGCGCATCGTTATGGTACATAGGGCGGAAAGATTGCTCGATTTAGTGACATCGATGAGACGTTACCAACTTGAACCGAAACAACTACATATGATTTATAGTAAGGCTGGCAAAGAAGCACAGACGATTGTGGTTGAAGCACGCAAAGGTGGTAATCAAGGATTGCATATTGCATCACCATTCTATATTTATGATGACAATAATGAATATACACCAGAGATGAGACGTGTGTATTATGGCTAA
- a CDS encoding GIY-YIG nuclease family protein translates to MAKHYTYMLECADKSIYTGYTTNLTARIQKHNEGKGAKYTKIRRPVSLKYYEIYETKSEALKREYAIKQLTRQQKLALIEER, encoded by the coding sequence ATGGCTAAACATTATACGTATATGCTTGAGTGTGCTGATAAGTCTATTTATACCGGTTATACAACGAACTTAACAGCGCGCATTCAAAAACACAATGAAGGTAAAGGGGCCAAATATACAAAAATAAGACGTCCGGTAAGTCTTAAATATTATGAAATTTATGAGACGAAGTCAGAAGCGCTAAAGCGTGAGTATGCGATAAAACAACTGACACGCCAACAAAAATTAGCGTTAATTGAGGAGCGATAA
- the rsmI gene encoding 16S rRNA (cytidine(1402)-2'-O)-methyltransferase, which produces MAHLYLVGTPIGNLEDITFRAIRTLKEVSTIACEDTRVTRKLCHHFEIETPLKSYHEHNKEQMTDALISLLQEGQDIALVSDAGLPLISDPGYELVVRAREEGIHVVPIPGANAGLTALMASGLPSFTYTFLGFLPRKAREKLEVLQVRMFQESTLILYESPFRIKDTLQAIAEIDSERNVTLGRELTKKFEQIETGSVTELIAQLEDAIPLKGEFVVLIEGKEAQETDAWYEALSITEHVEHYIAQQMKPKQAIKQVAQEREMPSKTIYNIYHDIEVQS; this is translated from the coding sequence ATGGCGCATTTATATTTAGTAGGAACACCTATCGGGAACTTAGAAGATATCACATTTCGTGCGATTCGTACTTTAAAAGAAGTATCTACCATTGCATGTGAAGACACACGTGTCACACGCAAATTATGTCATCATTTTGAAATTGAGACACCGTTGAAATCGTATCATGAGCATAATAAAGAACAGATGACAGATGCACTTATTTCATTGTTACAAGAAGGGCAAGATATTGCACTAGTGTCAGATGCGGGGCTTCCGTTGATTTCTGATCCGGGATACGAACTGGTTGTGCGTGCGAGAGAAGAAGGCATTCATGTCGTACCGATTCCTGGAGCGAATGCAGGGTTGACTGCGCTGATGGCGAGTGGTCTGCCATCATTTACGTATACATTTCTAGGGTTTTTACCACGTAAAGCACGTGAAAAACTTGAAGTATTGCAGGTAAGAATGTTTCAAGAGAGCACGCTGATTTTGTATGAATCACCATTTCGTATAAAAGATACGCTACAGGCAATTGCGGAGATAGATTCTGAGAGAAATGTAACACTAGGGCGAGAGCTGACGAAGAAGTTTGAACAGATTGAAACAGGGTCTGTGACGGAACTAATCGCACAGTTGGAAGATGCTATCCCGCTGAAAGGTGAGTTTGTCGTCTTGATAGAAGGTAAGGAAGCACAAGAGACAGATGCGTGGTATGAGGCACTTTCTATTACTGAACATGTAGAACATTATATTGCGCAACAAATGAAACCGAAACAGGCGATTAAGCAGGTGGCACAAGAGAGAGAAATGCCATCAAAAACAATTTACAATATCTATCATGACATAGAAGTACAATCGTAG
- the metG gene encoding methionine--tRNA ligase has protein sequence MVKETFYITTPIYYPSGNLHIGHAYSTVAGDVIARYKRMQGYDVRYLTGTDEHGQKIQEKAQKAGQSEIDYLDGMIKEIKALWKKLDISNDDFIRTTEQRHKVVVEKIFEKLLAQGDIYLGEYEGWYSVPDETYYTETQLVEPVYENGKIVGGKSPDSGHEVELVKEASYFFKLSNYTDRLLAFYDEHPDFIQPPSRKNEMINNFIKPGLADLAVSRTSFDWGVKVPSDPKHVVYVWLDALVNYISALGYLTDDDTLFRKYWPADIHLMAKEIVRFHSIIWPIILMALDLPLPKKVFAHGWILMKDGKMSKSKGNVVDPNVLIDRYGLDATRYYLMRELPFGSDGVFTPEAFVERTNYDLANDLGNLVNRTLSMINKYFDGELPAYAGPKHELDAEMEQMALDTVKAYHENMEDLQFSVALSIVWKFISRTNKYIDETTPWILAKDPEQQDMLGNVMAHLVENIRFAAVLLRPFLTNAPKQIFEQLNIDDASLFELDSLTSYGRLIAPITVTDKPTPIFPRLDVDAEVDHIKTSMQPKKAEADVVPSKEQIDIKAFDKVEIKAATIIDAENVKKSDKLLKIQVDLGHEKCQIVSGIAKFYQPEDIIGKKVAVVTNLKPAKLMGQKSEGMILSAEKDGVLTLISLPNAVPNGAVIK, from the coding sequence ATGGTGAAAGAAACATTTTATATTACGACACCAATCTATTATCCAAGTGGTAACTTGCATATTGGGCACGCATATTCAACAGTAGCTGGAGATGTGATTGCACGCTACAAAAGAATGCAAGGCTATGATGTACGCTATTTAACAGGAACAGATGAACATGGTCAAAAAATTCAAGAAAAAGCACAAAAAGCAGGTCAATCTGAAATTGACTATTTAGACGGTATGATTAAGGAAATTAAGGCGCTTTGGAAGAAGCTAGATATTTCTAATGATGATTTTATCCGTACAACAGAACAACGCCATAAAGTTGTTGTGGAAAAAATCTTTGAAAAATTATTGGCACAAGGTGATATTTATCTTGGCGAATACGAAGGTTGGTATTCTGTGCCGGATGAAACATACTATACTGAAACACAATTAGTTGAACCTGTATATGAAAATGGCAAAATCGTCGGTGGTAAAAGTCCGGATTCAGGCCATGAAGTTGAACTTGTAAAAGAGGCAAGCTACTTCTTTAAACTTTCAAATTATACGGATCGTTTATTAGCATTTTACGATGAACATCCAGACTTCATTCAACCACCATCTCGTAAAAATGAGATGATCAACAATTTCATTAAGCCAGGTTTGGCTGACTTAGCTGTGTCACGTACATCATTTGACTGGGGTGTAAAAGTCCCATCAGATCCTAAACATGTCGTATATGTATGGTTAGATGCATTGGTGAACTATATTTCTGCACTAGGCTATTTAACAGATGATGACACATTATTCCGCAAATATTGGCCTGCAGATATTCATTTAATGGCAAAAGAAATCGTACGTTTCCACTCTATTATTTGGCCAATTATTTTAATGGCGCTTGACTTACCACTACCTAAAAAAGTCTTTGCGCATGGTTGGATCTTAATGAAAGACGGTAAAATGAGTAAGTCTAAAGGAAATGTAGTGGATCCAAACGTCCTCATCGATCGTTATGGATTAGATGCAACGCGCTATTATTTAATGCGTGAACTCCCATTCGGTTCTGACGGTGTATTCACACCAGAAGCCTTTGTTGAGCGTACAAACTATGACTTAGCAAACGACTTAGGTAACCTTGTGAACCGTACGCTTTCAATGATTAATAAATATTTTGATGGTGAGTTGCCAGCTTATGCAGGTCCAAAACATGAGTTGGATGCTGAGATGGAACAAATGGCACTCGATACAGTTAAAGCCTACCATGAAAATATGGAAGACTTACAATTCTCAGTGGCATTATCAATAGTATGGAAGTTCATCAGTCGTACAAACAAATATATTGATGAGACAACACCATGGATTTTAGCGAAAGATCCTGAACAACAAGACATGCTTGGCAATGTGATGGCACATCTTGTTGAAAACATTCGCTTTGCCGCTGTATTGTTACGTCCATTCTTAACAAATGCGCCAAAACAAATTTTTGAACAACTGAACATTGATGACGCGTCATTATTCGAATTAGATAGTTTAACATCTTATGGTCGTTTGATAGCACCGATCACTGTGACTGACAAACCAACACCGATTTTCCCTCGTTTAGACGTGGATGCTGAAGTAGATCATATTAAAACATCTATGCAGCCTAAAAAAGCAGAAGCAGATGTTGTACCAAGTAAGGAACAAATCGATATCAAGGCATTTGACAAAGTAGAGATAAAAGCTGCGACAATCATTGATGCTGAAAATGTTAAAAAATCTGATAAACTTTTAAAAATTCAAGTTGATTTAGGTCATGAAAAATGCCAAATCGTTTCAGGTATTGCGAAATTTTATCAACCAGAAGATATCATTGGTAAAAAAGTAGCTGTTGTTACAAACTTAAAACCTGCGAAATTAATGGGCCAAAAATCTGAAGGTATGATTTTATCAGCTGAAAAAGATGGTGTGCTGACTTTAATCAGCTTACCAAATGCTGTACCAAATGGTGCCGTGATTAAATAA
- a CDS encoding TatD family hydrolase, translating to MLIDTHVHLNADQYDEDLQEVIDRALEAGVDRMFVVGFDTKTIERAMQLIEDYDFIYAIIGWHPVDAIDFTEERLSWIEKLSEHPKVIGIGEMGLDYHWDKSPKDVQKEVFRKQIALAKRVKLPIVIHNREATQDCIDILIEEHAEEVGGIMHSFSGSPEIADVVINQLNFHISLGGPVTFKNAKQPKEVAKHVPLDRLLVETDAPYLTPHPYRGKRNEPARVTLVAEQIAELRGITYEEVAKQTTENAERLFNL from the coding sequence ATGTTAATTGATACACATGTTCATTTAAATGCAGATCAATATGATGAAGATTTACAGGAAGTGATTGATCGCGCGTTAGAAGCGGGTGTTGATCGCATGTTTGTTGTTGGATTTGATACGAAAACGATTGAGCGTGCGATGCAATTGATTGAAGACTATGATTTTATTTATGCAATTATCGGATGGCACCCAGTTGATGCCATTGATTTTACTGAGGAACGCTTATCTTGGATTGAAAAGCTCTCAGAACATCCAAAAGTGATTGGTATCGGTGAGATGGGATTAGACTATCATTGGGATAAATCACCAAAAGATGTCCAAAAAGAGGTTTTCCGTAAACAGATTGCATTGGCGAAACGTGTGAAACTCCCAATTGTGATTCATAATCGTGAAGCAACACAGGATTGTATTGATATTTTAATTGAAGAACATGCAGAAGAAGTGGGCGGTATTATGCATAGTTTTAGTGGCTCACCAGAAATTGCTGATGTTGTGATTAATCAACTCAACTTCCATATTTCATTGGGCGGCCCTGTTACATTCAAAAATGCGAAACAACCAAAAGAAGTGGCAAAACATGTACCGTTAGATCGCTTATTAGTGGAAACGGATGCGCCTTATTTAACACCACATCCATATCGTGGAAAGCGTAATGAACCTGCTCGTGTCACACTTGTGGCAGAACAAATTGCAGAGTTACGTGGCATCACATATGAAGAAGTCGCAAAACAAACGACTGAAAATGCAGAGAGACTCTTTAACTTATAA
- the rnmV gene encoding ribonuclease M5: MKINEFIVVEGRDDTARVKSAVTCETIETNGSAIDQEVLDVIRQAHETKGVIVLTDPDFPGDKIRTTIRNAVPGVKHAFIDREAAKSKRGKIGVEHASLEDIREALMHVATPLSEGEETIDKAVLIDLGLIIGPDARRRREILGRKLHIGHSNGKQLLKKLNAFGYTEEDVRRALEIEE; encoded by the coding sequence ATGAAAATTAATGAATTTATCGTCGTGGAAGGCCGTGATGATACAGCACGTGTGAAAAGTGCCGTTACATGTGAAACAATTGAAACCAATGGGAGCGCGATTGATCAGGAAGTGTTAGATGTGATACGACAAGCGCATGAGACGAAAGGTGTCATAGTATTGACGGACCCTGATTTCCCGGGTGATAAAATACGTACAACGATTCGCAATGCGGTTCCAGGTGTCAAACATGCTTTTATCGATCGAGAAGCAGCTAAAAGTAAACGTGGTAAAATTGGTGTAGAACATGCCTCTCTAGAAGATATTCGAGAAGCATTGATGCATGTTGCGACGCCTTTATCTGAAGGTGAAGAAACGATCGATAAAGCCGTGTTAATTGATTTAGGTTTGATTATTGGACCAGATGCGAGACGTCGACGAGAAATATTAGGTAGAAAGCTTCATATCGGTCATTCGAATGGTAAACAATTATTAAAAAAACTGAATGCGTTTGGCTATACAGAAGAAGATGTGCGACGCGCATTGGAAATAGAGGAGTAA
- the rsmA gene encoding 16S rRNA (adenine(1518)-N(6)/adenine(1519)-N(6))-dimethyltransferase RsmA: MFEKDIATPSRTKALLNQYGFSFKKSLGQNFLIDVNIIHKIIDASGIDENTGVIEIGPGMGSLTQQLAKHAKQVLAFEIDQRLIPVLGETLAPYDNVTVINQDILKADVASEIATYLQGCDKIMVVANLPYYITTPILLTLLEQNIPIDGYVVMMQKEVGERLNAQVGTKAYGSLSIVTQYYTETSTVMTVPKSVFMPPPNVDSIVVKLMKRPQPLVDIDDTALFFKMTKGAFAQRRKTILNNYQNLFIDGKQYKEDIHLWLEQAGIDSRRRGETLSIQEYARLYDELKNFPNLKV; this comes from the coding sequence ATGTTCGAAAAAGATATTGCAACGCCTTCGAGAACGAAAGCGTTGCTGAATCAGTATGGATTTAGTTTTAAGAAAAGCTTAGGACAAAACTTTTTAATCGATGTCAATATTATACACAAGATTATCGATGCATCAGGGATTGATGAGAATACAGGTGTTATTGAAATCGGTCCTGGTATGGGGTCATTAACACAACAATTAGCCAAACACGCGAAACAAGTTCTTGCATTTGAAATTGACCAGCGTCTGATTCCCGTATTAGGTGAGACACTGGCGCCTTATGATAATGTCACAGTAATTAATCAAGATATTTTAAAGGCAGATGTTGCCAGTGAAATCGCAACATATTTACAAGGGTGCGATAAAATCATGGTAGTTGCAAATTTACCGTATTACATTACAACACCTATTCTATTAACGCTTTTAGAACAAAATATCCCAATCGATGGGTATGTTGTGATGATGCAAAAAGAAGTGGGTGAACGTTTAAACGCACAAGTCGGCACGAAGGCATATGGTTCTTTATCTATTGTGACGCAATATTATACTGAAACTTCAACTGTGATGACGGTACCGAAATCGGTATTCATGCCACCACCAAATGTAGATTCAATCGTTGTTAAATTAATGAAGCGTCCACAACCACTGGTCGACATTGATGATACCGCACTTTTCTTTAAAATGACGAAGGGTGCATTTGCACAAAGACGAAAAACGATTTTAAATAACTATCAAAATTTATTTATAGACGGAAAACAATATAAAGAAGATATCCACTTGTGGCTTGAACAAGCTGGTATTGATTCGAGAAGACGTGGGGAAACGTTGTCAATACAAGAATATGCACGATTGTATGACGAATTGAAAAATTTCCCGAATTTAAAAGTTTAA